In a single window of the Dama dama isolate Ldn47 chromosome 33, ASM3311817v1, whole genome shotgun sequence genome:
- the INHBB gene encoding inhibin beta B chain produces MDGLPGRALGAACLLMLAVGWLGPGVWGSPTPPPSPAAPQPPPPPPGAPGGSQDTCTSCGGFRRPEELGRVDGDFLEAVKRHILNRLQMRGRPNITHAVPKAAMVTALRKLHAGKVREDGRVEIPHLDGHASPGADGQERVSEIISFAETDGLASSRVRLYFFISNEGNQNLFVVQASLWLYLKLLPYVLEKGGRRKVRVKVYFQEQGPGDRWAAVEKRVDLKRSGWHTFPLTEPIQALFSRGERRLSLDVQCDGCRELAVVPVFVDPGEESHRPFVVVQARLGDSRHRIRKRGLECDGRTNLCCRQQFFIDFRLIGWNDWIIAPSGYYGNYCEGSCPAYLAGVPGSASSFHTAVVNQYRMRGLNPGTVNSCCIPTKLSTMSMLYFDDEYNIVKRDVPNMIVEECGCA; encoded by the exons ATGGACGGGCTGCCCGGTCGGGCGCTGGGGGCCGCCTGCCTTTTGATGCTGGCGGTCGGCTGGCTGGGGCCCGGGGTCTGGGGCTCGCCCACGCCCCCGCCGTCGCCCGCCGCGCCGCaaccgcccccgccgccgcccggaGCCCCGGGCGGCTCGCAGGACACCTGCACGTCGTGCGGCGGCTTCCGGCGGCCGGAGGAGCTGGGCCGGGTAGACGGCGACTTCCTGGAGGCGGTGAAGCGGCACATCTTGAACCGCCTGCAGATGCGGGGCCGGCCCAACATCACACACGCCGTGCCCAAGGCCGCCATGGTCACGGCCCTGCGCAAGCTGCACGCGGGCAAGGTGCGCGAGGACGGCCGGGTGGAGATCCCGCACCTCGACGGCCACGCCAGCCCGGGCGCCGACGGCCAGGAGCGCGTCTCCGAGATCATCAGCTTCGCCGAGACAG ATGGCCTGGCCTCTTCCCGGGTCCGCCTGTACTTCTTCATCTCCAACGAAGGCAACCAGAACCTGTTTGTAGTGCAGGCCAGCCTGTGGCTCTATCTGAAGCTGCTGCCCTACGTCCTGGAGAAGGGCGGCCGGCGGAAGGTGCGGGTCAAGGTGTACTTCCAGGAGCAGGGCCCTGGCGACCGCTGGGCCGCGGTGGAGAAGCGCGTGGACCTCAAGCGCAGCGGCTGGCACACCTTCCCACTCACCGAACCCATCCAGGCCCTGTTCTCGCGGGGCGAGCGGCGTCTCAGCCTGGACGTGCAGTGCGATGGCTGCCGGGAGCTGGCCGTGGTGCCCGTGTTCGTGGACCCGGGCGAGGAGTCGCACCGGCCCTTCGTGGTGGTGCAGGCGCGGCTGGGCGACAGCAGGCACCGCATCCGCAAGCGGGGCCTGGAGTGCGACGGGCGGACCAACCTGTGCTGCCGGCAGCAGTTCTTCATCGACTTCCGCCTCATCGGCTGGAACGACTGGATCATTGCGCCCAGCGGCTACTACGGGAACTACTGCGAGGGCAGCTGCCCCGCCTACCTGGCGGGGGTGCCGGGCTCGGCCTCCTCCTTCCACACGGCCGTGGTGAACCAGTACCGCATGCGGGGGCTGAACCCGGGCACCGTGAACTCCTGCTGCATCCCCACCAAGCTGAGCACCATGTCCATGCTCTACTTCGACGACGAGTACAACATCGTCAAGCGGGACGTGCCCAACATGATCGTGGAGGAGTGCGGCTGCGCATGA